Part of the Mycolicibacterium mageritense genome is shown below.
GCGGCCGTCGAATTCCGGCACCGCGACCTGGCTCGCGACGTCCAACGGGGACATGCCGTCGTCGTTGGACGCCCATTGGTCACGTGAGCCGGTGAGGCAGAGTCCTTGCAGGATGGGCACATCGAGCGCCGCGAGGTGCGCCACGCTCCAGGTGTCGTCTGCACCGCCCGCACCGACCGCGGCGGGGGTCGCACCGCCCGCCGCGAGCACTGTGGTGATCAGCGCGTCGGCTGTGCCCAGCAGTTCGAGCAGTTCGGGTTCCGCGGTGCGCAGCGACGCGCAGAACACCGGTAGCGGCCGGCCGCCCGCGTGTTCGATTGCCGTGCACAGCGCGTCGACGTAGCCGGTATTGCCCGCGAGTTGCTGGGCCCGGTAATACAGCACGGCGATGGTGGGCCCGTCCGCGCCGGATGCGGTGCGCTCCAGCACCCCCCAGCTCGGCGTCGTCACGGGCGGTTCGAATCCGAATCCGGTCATCAGCAGGGTGTCGGACAGGAAGGAATGGAGATTCGCCAGGTTGGTCACGCCGCCCTGGGCGAGATAGGTGTGGGTCTGCAGGGCGACGCCCTGCGGGGCGGTGGAGTGCCCCATCAGCTCGGCGTCGGGTGACTGCTCGCCGCTGACCACGACCGTGGGGACTCCGCTGGCCACCACCGCGGCGATACCGTCCTGCCAGGCCCGGTACCCACCGAGGATGCGGATCACGGCGACATCGGCACCGTCCAGCAGTTCTTCGAGTTCGCCGGTGACCAGCCGGGAAGGGTTGGCCCACCGGAACCCCGCTGCGCTGGCGCGAGCCGTGATCAGGTCGGTGTCAGACGTCGACAGCAGCAGGACGGTGGGACGCGGTGATGCGGAGGTGGCCACGCACCATTCGTACCGCACCGATCACCTTGCCGGTAAGCTCGGTGCGGTACGGGCGGGACGTCAGGCCTGGATCTCGCCGAACCGGTCGTGCCACGACTGCCGGTACGGCCGGCCCGCAGCGGCCACGAGCACCAACACGAACGCAGCGAATGCGCCGAATGCAAGCATGGTCGTTCCTCTCCTCGATCGGTGAACCATCCCGGTACCGGCGGTCCCGGGTACACGATCGACGGTACGTCGGATCGCCGCGAAAGTCGTCAATGTGTAAGGGAGCGAACAGCTTTCCCGATCAGTGACGAATGTCACAATCAGCCCGAACGGCCGGCCTCCCACCTGCTGTTATCCAGGAACGGCCGGATCGCCACGAGGTACGCCCCCGCAACGCTCAGCGGCGCCAGCAACGGCAGCCACGGCACTCCGGCAGGCAACGTCACGGCCGCCACCCCGGTCGCGGTGAAGCCGATCGCACTCAGCACCGTGGACCGCGTGGTCGTCACGACCGCGGGCGCGCCGACCGCGTGCCGGATCACCAGATACGCGGTTGCGGACAACCCCGACAGGGCGGCGAACAGCGGCGGCGGATCGGACAGTGCGAGCGCGGCGACGGTGGCCAGCACGGCCACGGTCGCCGCGGGCCTCAGCAGCAGGCCGACTGCCACGCCGGCGGCGCTCACCGCGGCGGCCAACAGCGCGGGGCCATCGGCCGGCGCGGCCGCTGCGGCCACCATCAGCAGCCCGAACACCGTCGAGAACGCGCGCGGGGCGGGCTGGGCAGCGGCCATGCTCATCGCCGCCGGTGCCGGTCGGGGATCAGCCGCATCGCGTCCTGCAGGCCCGTGTCGGGTCGCCAGCGCACCACGTCGATCCCGATCGTGCCCATGTCGCGGTACATCGTCGAGCGCTCGAGGGCCCACATTCGCGCGATGAGGGGGTCCAGGTCACCCGTGAACGGGGCGCCTTCGAGGACGTCGACGGCCACCACGGCATGCCCTCGCTTGCTCAGTTCGATCAACGCCAGCGCGAACTCAGTGCTGAGCAGGGTCGAGATCGCGATCACCACGGATCCCGGCGGCACCGCGGCACGCGGCGCCAATGTGCCTGTGGTGGTTTCGAATCCGCTGCCCGCAGCCAGTACGGTGTCGAGCACGCGATAGAACTGCCTGCGCCCGATGTCGACCCCGAGCCAGCGGGGCTGCCTGCCGCCGAGCGCGACGATGCCCGCGCGGTCACCGTTGCGCAGCGCGCTCTGCACGACCTGGGCGGCGCCCCGGGCGATGCGTTCGGTGGCATCGGTGGCCGGGCCGGGCGCCTGGTCGTGCGTGTCGATCAGCACGACCACGTCGGCGCCGCGGTCGGTCAACCGTTCCGTGACGTGCAGGCGGCCGCGACGTGCGCTCACCGGCCAGTTCACGGTACGCAGGTGGTCGCCGGGCACGTACGGACGCACGTCGGCATATTCGACGCCCGGTCCCGTGTGCCGGGTCAGATGCGCCCCGAGCCGGTCGGGCAACTCGGTGTGCGGGATCGCCGTGCCCTGTGGCGCCGCGAGCGGAAAGACGTAGAACTCGGCCGCGTCGACGACGCCGCGCCCGGCCCGAAGCCCACCGGGGGCCAAGACGTCGACGGTGGCCCGCGCCGGATATCGGCCCCAGCGCTCGGCTGTGCCGGCGACCGCAACCCGGGTGCGGGTGGCGTCGACCACGTCGAGCCGCATGCCGTCGACGCTGTCGATCTGCAGCGCGCAATCCGTTCCGCCGGCATCGACGGTCGCGTGCACCGTGAGCGCAGCGGTCTCTCCCTCGAAACACCGCACCGCGCCGGGTTCGCCGTGCACGCGCACGTCGGCCGCGCGCCGCTGCCAGTGAATCGAACACAAGACGCCGATGAGCGGTGCGGCGAACGCGATCAGCTGCCACCGTGCCCCGATCACCGCAGCGCCGAGTGCGACCGCCACCACGGTGGCCAGCGCCTTCGCCAAAGGTGCGGGGCGCCATTGCAGTTCGACGTCGACCGCGGTCACGGTGTCGCCCGCGGGACCGGCAGGCGGCGCAACAGCTCACCCATCACGTCGGAGCCGTGGATGCTGCGCACCCACATTTCGGGCCGCAGGCTTATGCGGTGCGCCATCGCGGGCACCGCCAGGGTCTTGACGTCCTCGGGTATCACGTAGTCGCGCCCCAGCAGCAGCGCCCGGGCCCGCGCGAGCTGCACCAGGTCGAGTTCGGACCGGGGGCTCGCGCCCACCGCGACCTGCGGATGGTGCCGCGTCGCGCCCGCGAGCGCCACTACGTATTGCAGCACGTCGTCGTGCACCGTGACCTGCTCGACGGCCTCGCGCATGGCCAGGAACTGCGGGCCGTCGACGACCTGGTGGACCGCGGCCGCGGCCGAACCCCGGTCCAGCCTGCGCCGCAGCATGACCTTCTCGTCCTGCTCGGTGAGATATCTGAGCTCGAGCCGGATCGCGAAGCGGTCCAGCTGGGCCTCGGGCAGCGGGTAGGTGCCCTCGTATTCGATCGGATTGTCGGTGGCCAGCACGATGAACGGGGCCGGCAGCGGGTGGGTCTGGCCGTCGATGCTGACCTGCTGTTCGGCCATGGCCTCAAGCAGCGCGGCCTGGGTCTTGGGCGGCGTGCGGTTGATCTCGTCGGCCAGCAGCAGATTGGTGAAGATGGGGCCGGCCCGGAATTCGAACCGGCCCGACTGCATGTCGTACACGGTCGACCCGAGCAGATCGGCAGGCAACAGGTCCGGCGTGAACTGCACCCGGGTGAATTTCAGGCCGAGGGCCGCGGCGAACGACCGCGCGATCAACGTCTTGCCCAGGCCGGGGAGGTCTTCGATCAACACGTGCCCACGCGCGAGCAGCGCGGTGAGGATGAGCGTCAGCGCGTCACGTTTGCCGACGACGACCCGCTCGATCTCGTCGAGCACGGCATGCGCCGTGGTGGCGGCCGGGGGCAACTCCGACACGGGGATCTCACCGCTCACAGCCGCTCCAATCGTTGCAGGATCTCGGCGAGGACCGCGCGACCGGGCCCGGGTTCCTCTGCCCGCGAGGCGATCACGTTGTTCGGATCCACCCACTGCCACAACTCGGCGCCGAACAGCATGCGCCCGGTCGCGGCGAACGCCGCCGGATCACCGGACTGGCGGTGGCCCGTCGCAGCGGCGAATTCCCTGGCCAGCCTGGGCCGCAGATGCCGATCCCATTGCAGGCGGCTGGAGTCCGCCCGCCGTACCAGGGTCTCGGTTTGAGACATCCACTGCGCCAACAACTCCGCCGCGTCGTCGGAGGCCGGGCCGGGATTGTCGTCGTCATCGCGCAGCATCCACCGCATGGCCCCGAGCACGATAGCCACCGCGACGCCCGTCGCCCAGCCCACCACGGACCGGTCCGGCAACACGAGCACCGCGTACACCTCGACCAGCAGGACGAGCAGAAACCCAGCTGCTACAGTCCTTTTCACGGCACACTCCGCAGATCGGCGAGCACCTGACGCAGGGCGGCCACGGCACTGTCGCGGTGGGCTTCGGTCATCACGTGCGGGCTGAACCGCGCCTCCGTGAACAACTCGACCAATTCCGTTGCGCCCGCGCCGGAGACGGCATGGTGATCCACCGCGCGGGCCAGCACCTCCGACGGGGTGTCGGAAGCCAGCGGCATCGCGCCGGGAGCGTGCGCCAGTCCGCGCTCCATCGCGGCATAGCACGCGATGATCGCGGCCCTGGGGTCACGGCTGGCGTCGCCGATCTCGACCAACCCGAGTTCGGCTGCCCGCGCGAGGGTTTCCGGGCCGCGACGGACAGGCGCGGGCTCGTACGCGTCGGAGTCGGTGGGCAACCCCGTAGGTTGCCTGCGGCTGACCTGGACGATGAACCCGACGACGAGGATGACCATGAGCACCACGGTGACCACGGCCAGGTAGCGAAGTGTTCCGTCGCTCGCGCCCGTGGGATCGGGCGGTTCCGGCGGAGCCGTGTCGGGCGCTGGTGAACCCGGCCGGTCAGCGGGCGGCGACTGCGCCGGCACGGGCCGGTCGGCGCCGGGAGGCGTCCCCAACCGCACGATCAGCACGACCGCGAGCAGCCACGCCAGCACGGCGCCCACAGCGATCAACACCCACCTGGTGCGCAGTTCACCGCCGATCCCGCGAAGTGCCGCAGGACCGTACTGGGCACTGCTCGGGGTGGGTGGCCGGCGTGTGACCACGGCGAACGCGAGGATGGCCAGGGCCACCGCCGACAATGCGACGACAGCCACCAGACTCGCGGTCGAATTGGCCGGGGGCTGCCGGGCGGCCCGCTGCGCGCCGGGCAGGTAACCGCGCAGCGCCGTCGCAGCCACCACCACGAGCACGAGCACAATGGCCACGCGCCCTGCCGACTTGTCGATTCCTGGCATCGCCTGGTCAATCGTCGCATGGAACGCGCCCACGTCCGGCGAAATGCGAATCCGCTGTTCCTAGAATGGAGCCCGAACATGGCAAGAA
Proteins encoded:
- a CDS encoding AAA family ATPase: MPPAATTAHAVLDEIERVVVGKRDALTLILTALLARGHVLIEDLPGLGKTLIARSFAAALGLKFTRVQFTPDLLPADLLGSTVYDMQSGRFEFRAGPIFTNLLLADEINRTPPKTQAALLEAMAEQQVSIDGQTHPLPAPFIVLATDNPIEYEGTYPLPEAQLDRFAIRLELRYLTEQDEKVMLRRRLDRGSAAAAVHQVVDGPQFLAMREAVEQVTVHDDVLQYVVALAGATRHHPQVAVGASPRSELDLVQLARARALLLGRDYVIPEDVKTLAVPAMAHRISLRPEMWVRSIHGSDVMGELLRRLPVPRATP
- a CDS encoding DUF4129 domain-containing protein, whose product is MPGIDKSAGRVAIVLVLVVVAATALRGYLPGAQRAARQPPANSTASLVAVVALSAVALAILAFAVVTRRPPTPSSAQYGPAALRGIGGELRTRWVLIAVGAVLAWLLAVVLIVRLGTPPGADRPVPAQSPPADRPGSPAPDTAPPEPPDPTGASDGTLRYLAVVTVVLMVILVVGFIVQVSRRQPTGLPTDSDAYEPAPVRRGPETLARAAELGLVEIGDASRDPRAAIIACYAAMERGLAHAPGAMPLASDTPSEVLARAVDHHAVSGAGATELVELFTEARFSPHVMTEAHRDSAVAALRQVLADLRSVP
- a CDS encoding DUF58 domain-containing protein — protein: MTAVDVELQWRPAPLAKALATVVAVALGAAVIGARWQLIAFAAPLIGVLCSIHWQRRAADVRVHGEPGAVRCFEGETAALTVHATVDAGGTDCALQIDSVDGMRLDVVDATRTRVAVAGTAERWGRYPARATVDVLAPGGLRAGRGVVDAAEFYVFPLAAPQGTAIPHTELPDRLGAHLTRHTGPGVEYADVRPYVPGDHLRTVNWPVSARRGRLHVTERLTDRGADVVVLIDTHDQAPGPATDATERIARGAAQVVQSALRNGDRAGIVALGGRQPRWLGVDIGRRQFYRVLDTVLAAGSGFETTTGTLAPRAAVPPGSVVIAISTLLSTEFALALIELSKRGHAVVAVDVLEGAPFTGDLDPLIARMWALERSTMYRDMGTIGIDVVRWRPDTGLQDAMRLIPDRHRRR